Proteins encoded by one window of Channa argus isolate prfri chromosome 1, Channa argus male v1.0, whole genome shotgun sequence:
- the LOC137101870 gene encoding galactose-specific lectin nattectin-like isoform X3: MTEAEVLYCDVTFAEFRGNTEAASQHVESNKGSKVTSKRLLLLVLGILLTATVIALCVVFFHNLQIKKKLHDARRRNFTDEPCQKCEEGWELHGGKCYYFSKKPSSWKQSREECVRRGGDLVKIDSREEQSFLEKRLRNKMDNEQDKFWIGLTDSEKEGRWLWVDGSELDTSLRFWIRTEPDDFKGNHGEHPDGEDCVRMGEKGGAVDLKCWFDQSCNNPHKSICEKAAQTICYVCNCSL, encoded by the exons CAGCTTCCCAACATGTGGAGTCAAACAAAGGGTCAAAGGTTACATCAAAGAGACTGCTCCTGCTGGTCCTCGGCATTCTCCTCACAGCTACTGTCATTGCCCTCTGCGTTGTCT tttttcacaatTTACAAATCAAGAAAAAACTTCACGACGCTCGGAGGAGAAATTTCACAG atgAACCATGTCAGAAGTGTGAAGAAGGCTGGGAGCTACATGGaggaaagtgttattatttctcCAAAAAACCTTCATCCtggaagcagagcagagaagaatgtGTCCGTCGTGGAGGAGATCTGGTTAAGAtcgacagcagagaggagcag TCATTCCTGGAGAAAcgtttgagaaacaaaatggaTAATGAACAGGACAAGTTCTGGATCGGACTGACAGACTCAGAGAAAGAAGGCAGATGGTTGTGGGTGGACGGATCAGAACTGGACACAAG TTTGCGTTTCTGGATAAGAACTGAGCCAGACGACTTTAAAGGAAACCATGGGGAACATCCTGATGGAGAGGACTGTGTGAGGATGGGGGAGAAAGGAGGAGCTGTTGACCTGAAGTGTTGGTTTGATCAGTCCTGCAACAACCCTCACAAAAGTATATGTgagaaagcagcacaaactatatgttatgtttgtaattgtagtttgtAA
- the LOC137102204 gene encoding CD209 antigen-like protein E isoform X1, translated as MSEPEVLYSDVRFTGARGNGKEATSPSEETTYSEIKMLKTQPPAEQPAASQQVESNKRSKVTSDRVPLLVLSVLLTVAVIGLCVVCFDNFQTKKTLQTMKNESEAMKKNFTECLSEITQCTRLQPMCPEPTEVNTNEPCQKCEEGWELHGGKCYYFSNNRSSWNQSREECVHHGGDLVKIDSREEQSFLEERLRNKMNEAEDKFWIGLTDSREEGRWLWVDGSELNTSLTFWSGNEPDNWSGIHPDGEDCVRMGEKGGAVELKCWFDLSCNKPQKSICEKAAQTGHYVCNCSL; from the exons ATGTCTGAACCTGAGGTTTTATATTCTGATGTCAGGTTCACAGGAGCGAGGGGAAATGGCAAAG AGGCCACTTCTCCATCGGAGGAAACCACTTACTCTGAAATCAAGATGTTGAAAACTCAGCCACCTGCAGAGCAGCCTG CAGCTTCTCAACAAGTGGAGTcaaacaaaaggtcaaaggtcacatcagaCAGAGTGCCCCTGCTGGTCCTCAGTGTTCTCCTCACAGTTGCTGTCATTGGTCTCTGCGTTGTCT GTTTTGATAATTTCCAAACCAAGAAAACTcttcaaacaatgaaaaatgagagTGAAGCCATGAAGAAAAACTTCACAG AATGTCTCTCTGAAATAACTCAATGCACCAGGCTGCAGCCTATGTGCCCAGAACCTACTGAAGTTAATACTA atgAACCATGTCAGAAGTGTGAAGAAGGCTGGGAGCTACATGGaggaaagtgttattatttctcCAACAATCGTTCATCCTGGaaccagagcagagaagaatgtGTCCATCATGGAGGAGATCTGGTTAAGAtcgacagcagagaggagcag TCATTCCTGGAGGAAcgtttgagaaacaaaatgaatgaagctGAGGACAAGTTCTGGATTGGACTGACAGACTCACGGGAAGAAGGCAGATGGTTGTGGGTGGACGGATCAGAACTGAACACAAG TTTGACGTTTTGGAGCGGGAACGAGCCAGACAACTGGAGTGGAATACATCCTGATGGAGAGGACTGTGTGAGGATGGGGGAGAAAGGAGGAGCTGTTGAACTGAAGTGTTGGTTTGATCTGTCCTGCAACAAACCTCAGAAAAGTATATGTgagaaagcagcacaaactggacattatgtttgtaattgtagtttgtAA
- the LOC137102204 gene encoding CD209 antigen-like protein E isoform X2 gives MSEPEVLYSDVRFTGARGNGKEATSPSEETTYSEIKMLKTQPPAEQPASQQVESNKRSKVTSDRVPLLVLSVLLTVAVIGLCVVCFDNFQTKKTLQTMKNESEAMKKNFTECLSEITQCTRLQPMCPEPTEVNTNEPCQKCEEGWELHGGKCYYFSNNRSSWNQSREECVHHGGDLVKIDSREEQSFLEERLRNKMNEAEDKFWIGLTDSREEGRWLWVDGSELNTSLTFWSGNEPDNWSGIHPDGEDCVRMGEKGGAVELKCWFDLSCNKPQKSICEKAAQTGHYVCNCSL, from the exons ATGTCTGAACCTGAGGTTTTATATTCTGATGTCAGGTTCACAGGAGCGAGGGGAAATGGCAAAG AGGCCACTTCTCCATCGGAGGAAACCACTTACTCTGAAATCAAGATGTTGAAAACTCAGCCACCTGCAGAGCAGCCTG CTTCTCAACAAGTGGAGTcaaacaaaaggtcaaaggtcacatcagaCAGAGTGCCCCTGCTGGTCCTCAGTGTTCTCCTCACAGTTGCTGTCATTGGTCTCTGCGTTGTCT GTTTTGATAATTTCCAAACCAAGAAAACTcttcaaacaatgaaaaatgagagTGAAGCCATGAAGAAAAACTTCACAG AATGTCTCTCTGAAATAACTCAATGCACCAGGCTGCAGCCTATGTGCCCAGAACCTACTGAAGTTAATACTA atgAACCATGTCAGAAGTGTGAAGAAGGCTGGGAGCTACATGGaggaaagtgttattatttctcCAACAATCGTTCATCCTGGaaccagagcagagaagaatgtGTCCATCATGGAGGAGATCTGGTTAAGAtcgacagcagagaggagcag TCATTCCTGGAGGAAcgtttgagaaacaaaatgaatgaagctGAGGACAAGTTCTGGATTGGACTGACAGACTCACGGGAAGAAGGCAGATGGTTGTGGGTGGACGGATCAGAACTGAACACAAG TTTGACGTTTTGGAGCGGGAACGAGCCAGACAACTGGAGTGGAATACATCCTGATGGAGAGGACTGTGTGAGGATGGGGGAGAAAGGAGGAGCTGTTGAACTGAAGTGTTGGTTTGATCTGTCCTGCAACAAACCTCAGAAAAGTATATGTgagaaagcagcacaaactggacattatgtttgtaattgtagtttgtAA
- the LOC137102569 gene encoding C-type lectin domain family 12 member B-like, with the protein MSEPEVLYSDVRFTRARGNGKEATSSSEETTYSEIKILKTQPPAEQPAASQQVESNKRSKVTSDRVPLLVLSVLLIAAVIGLCVVCLDHFQTKKTLQTLKTENEAMKKNLTECLSEINQCTRLQPMCPEPTEVKTNETCQKCEEGWELHGGKCYYFSNKPSSWNQSREECVHHGGDLVKIDSREEQFEVLERKRARQLERKQ; encoded by the exons ATGTCTGAACCTGAAGTTTTATATTCTGATGTCAGGTTCACGAGAGCGAGGGGAAATGGCAAAG AGGCCACTTCTTCATCGGAGGAAACCACTTACTCTGAAATCAAGATTTTGAAAACTCAGCCACCTGCAGAGCAGCCTG CAGCTTCCCAACAAGTGGAGTcaaacaaaaggtcaaaggtcacatcagaCAGAGTGCCCCTGCTGGTCCTCAGTGTTCTCCTCATAGCTGCTGTCATTGGTCTCTGCGTTGTCT GTCTTGATCATTTCCAAACCAAGAAAACTCttcaaacactgaaaactgaaaacgaAGCCATGAAGAAAAATCTCACAG AatgtctctctgaaataaatcaatgcaCCAGGCTGCAGCCTATGTGCCCAGAACCTACTGAAGTTAAAACTA atgAAACATGTCAGAAGTGTGAAGAAGGCTGGGAGCTACATGGaggaaagtgttattatttctcCAACAAACCTTCATCCTGGaaccagagcagagaagaatgtGTCCATCATGGAGGAGATCTGGTTAAGAtcgacagcagagaggagcag tTTGAGGTTTTGGAGCGGAAAAGAGCCAGACAACTGGAAAGGAAACAATGA